TGCTGACAAAGTGTTACTCAAACCATCAATCGCATTTCTCTCGGTCATAACACCGACCCTAGTTCTCCCATCCACAAGTGGAATAGCCCACCCAAAAAATCCAGTTGAGAACCTCTCCCCCCAATAAATTCTCAAACGCTCTATGTCTTCTGTCTTTATTTCTAATTGAATCCCCTTTATGATTTTTTTGGGGCGACCCAATCCCAGGGCAGTTTGAAGATTGTATCTTATTCCTGTTGCAATAACGCAAATAGCTGCATAGGCTCTGTGCTCACCCTCCTGCGCTCTGATATGAGCCATTACATATTTATCGTTCACAGAAAGTGAAGAAATCTTTGCGTTCAGAAAAATCTTTGCACCCCTATGTAGCGCATTCTCAGCCAGTTTCCTATCAAAAATATGTCTATCAACAACAAAGACTGCTTCTTCAGGATGTGAATAATTAATGCAACATCCTCCAGGAGAATACAGGTCCGCCTGTCGCAGTCTACCTACAATCGATTCGTGAGACAGCTCGTATCTGGAAAAGGCCTCTTTACTTATCACTCCGGAGCAGACAACGTCCTTACCAATGTCAGAATTCTGTTCAAATAGGGCTACATTAAACCCGGAATCGGCTAGAATGGATGCAGTTTGGAGACCACTAGGGCCGCCACCTACAACAATCACATCAAACCACCTATTATTTTCCGCCTGCAAGATCTGTAAATTCTCCTAATACTTTTGCTATGTTGCCAAATTAATTCATTTTCCTCTAAAATAATTTATGATTGATATACATTGTCATCTACTTCCCTATATCGATGATAGTCCAGATACTTGTATTGAAAGCCTGGATTTAGCTAGTACGTGCCTCCCATTTTGTTGAATCCAATGTCCCAGGTTAG
The window above is part of the Thermodesulfobacteriota bacterium genome. Proteins encoded here:
- a CDS encoding NAD(P)/FAD-dependent oxidoreductase, which produces MQAENNRWFDVIVVGGGPSGLQTASILADSGFNVALFEQNSDIGKDVVCSGVISKEAFSRYELSHESIVGRLRQADLYSPGGCCINYSHPEEAVFVVDRHIFDRKLAENALHRGAKIFLNAKISSLSVNDKYVMAHIRAQEGEHRAYAAICVIATGIRYNLQTALGLGRPKKIIKGIQLEIKTEDIERLRIYWGERFSTGFFGWAIPLVDGRTRVGVMTERNAIDGLSNTLSAIGDYIDPCSELGKAKRRGIAFGTITRSYTDRIIVVGEAAGHIKTTTGGGIYYGLLSAEAGSEIIKKAFKIGKFDAKTLSEYEKKWKKMLGREITLGEYFHKFYSKLSDNSLDALFDAAKQDGLLSYIAKNGKFDWHKDAIIKIIRSPNLRRALWNGFFY